GACTACCGCCCGCCGCTCGCGTTTTCTGAGCTGCTCGCCTTCCTCAGGCAGCGCGCCATCCCTGGAGTCGAGCAGGTGGATGATGTCTCCTACGCTCGGCTGGCCCGCATCGACGGACACACGGGATGGCTTGAGGTGCGCGCCGATGGGAGGCGCGAAGCCCTGCGGCTGAGCCTCTCGCACACGTTGGTCCCCTGCTTGATGCAGGTGCTGAGCGCGACGCGCCAGCTGTTCGACCTCGACGCGCACCCCGAAGCGATGTCGAAGAGCCTTGGCGCCGACCCGTTGCTCGGGCGCGCCGCCAAACAGAACCCAGGACTACGCGTGCCAGGCGCATTCGACGGCTTCGAGGTCGCGGTGAGGGCGCTGCTTGGGCAGCAAGTAACGGTCAAGGCCGCAACAACGCTCGCGGGTCGCCTGGTGGAACGCTTCGGAGAAACGCTGCCGGAAGACACCCGCCTGGGAGGGCCAAGTACGCTGTCGCGACTATTCCCCACGGCAAAAGCTTTGAGCGACGCGGGCGCAGATGCGATCGCAAAGGTCGGACTCCCCGGGCGGCGCGCCGAGTCGATTCGTGCGCTTGCCGGCGCGGTGGCGCGCGGCGAGCTGAGGCTGACCCCAGGTGCGGATCCCGAAGCAGTCGAGGCCGCGCTCGTCGCGCTGCCCGGCGTGGGTCCCTGGACCGCCGGATACATCGCCATGCGCGCGCTACACGACCCAGATGCGTTGCCCCACGGAGACTTGGTCCTGCGCCAGGCGCTGGGTTCGAAAGCGGCGCCGGTCAGCAACCGAGCCCTGGAAGCGCACGCCGAAGCGTGGAGTCCCTGGCGTGCCTACGCCACGCTCCTGCTCTGGCAGAGCTCCTCACCCCCACCCCCTTGAGAAAGGTATGAAAATGAAGACGGAAGAACGCGTGTCACTCGACACGCCCGTGGGACGCCTGCAAATCGTGCTCGAGTCGGGCGCGCTGACTCGCATCCTGTGGGCGAACGAGCCACAAGGGACGGATACCCTCGGGCCAAGCCGAGCGGCGAAGCGGGCCCAGAAGCAGCTGAGCGAGTACTTCGCTGGCAGGCGCCAGAAGTTCGAGCTCGAGCTCGATCCCCGAGGAACCGAGTTTCAATGTCGCGTATGGCACGAGCTCGGCCAGATCCCGTTCGGAGAAACCCGAAGCTATGGAGACGTCGCGAAGACCTTGGGCAAACCCACGGCCTCGCGAGCAGTGGGAGCAGCGAACGGCAAGAACCCCATCCCGATCATCTTGGCCTGCCACCGCGTGATCGGCGCCTCGGGGGCGCTGACCGGCTTTGCAGGTGGCCTCGACACGAAGCGCTGGCTCTTGGACCACGAATCGGCTTCCTGACTCAGAGCACGCGGTCGAGCCAGATCCGATCGCGCAACGGGATGCCTTCCTCCAGCAACCCGTCGGCGTAGCCTCTTTCCGCACAGAACCAATCCCGCTCGATGCGCAGGAAGCGAAAGCCCAGGCGCTGGTAGAAGCGCAGCTGGCGGGTCCCTGCTGTCGCGGTGGCCAAGTACACCTGTCGCACCTGCTGAATCGCCAACGCCTCCAGCACTTGGTTGAGCATCCAGCCGCCCAAGCCTCGAGCGCGCAGCTCCGGCACGACGGCGATGTTCTTGATCTCGAGCGCACTAGCCGAAGCCCAAGCCTCCTCGATGGGAGTGCACAAGGTGACTCCGAGCGGCTGCTCTTCCTTGAGCAGCACGAAGGCTTGCCCGAGAGAGTGATAGGCGGCGATGGCAGGCTCGGAGTCGTCCGCCAAGCGCAAGAGCGGTAGCAACCCGCTGCGCTCACCGATCACTCGCGCGAGCCCATGGCCCTCAGGGTGTCGAGCGATGGGCTCCGTGTGCATGCAGAGACTCTAGCCGACAAGCGCCAAAACGGCGCCCGTGGGGCGCCGTTTTCGCTGAGCTCCAGTTAGAAGCTCACTGCCGGCTTGGGTCGGCTTCTCACTCTGCCGGCATGGGCTCGGCCTCGTGCACCGGCGCGTGGTGACGTGCGCTGATGCCCGTGCCCATGTCGTAGGCGTGCATGTCGTGCTCGCCAGCGTCGAGGCCCTCGAGCTCTTCTTCCTCGCTGACGCGCAAGCCCATCGTGACCTTCAAGAGGCCGAACAGGAGCGCGCTCACGACCAGGGTGAAGCCGGCGTACACACCGATACCGTAGAGCTGTGCGACGACGCTCTTGCCCTCACCGAAGATCCCCGCGGCAAGGGTGCCCCAGACGCCGCACACGAGGTGCACGCTGGTCGCGCCGACCGGGTCATCGATCTTGATCTTGTCGAAGAAGATCACCGCTCCAACCACCAGTCCGCCGGAGATGGCGCCGATGATGATGGCTTCGATTGGCGTCACGACGTCCGCGCCGGCAGTGACACCCACCAGGCCCGCGAGGATACCGTTGAGGGCCATCGAGAGGTCTGGCTTTCGCGAGACGAAGTTGTAGGCGAAGATCGCTCCGACGCCACCTGCCGCTGCCGCGAGGCAAGTGGTGACGAGCACCAGGGACGTCGCCTCGGGGTTCGCGCTCAAGACCGAGCCGCCGTTGAAGCCGAACCAGCCGAGCCACAGCAGGAAGACGCCGATGGTCGCCAGGGGCATGTTGCTGCCGGGGATCGGCGTGACGCTGCCGTCCTTGCCGTACTTCCCACGGCGTGGCCCGAGGAACAGGATCCCAACGAGCGCTGCCCAACCACCGACGGAGTGCA
This Polyangiaceae bacterium DNA region includes the following protein-coding sequences:
- a CDS encoding DNA-3-methyladenine glycosylase 2 family protein, encoding MSENGQFGSGPGCTTIDVTNDDQRYRALGARDHRFDGVFFVAVSSTGIYCRPICPARLPVRKNCTFYDTAAEAERAGYRACFRCRPELSPGSAPTDRKRVLADRAYQRIRAGALNDGNAVELAQELGVSERHLRRAVQERFGISPVELAQTARLGLAKQLLHDTQLPLSQICHASGFGSVRRFNALFKARMGRSPSELRKGLDVENPGAQLTLRLDYRPPLAFSELLAFLRQRAIPGVEQVDDVSYARLARIDGHTGWLEVRADGRREALRLSLSHTLVPCLMQVLSATRQLFDLDAHPEAMSKSLGADPLLGRAAKQNPGLRVPGAFDGFEVAVRALLGQQVTVKAATTLAGRLVERFGETLPEDTRLGGPSTLSRLFPTAKALSDAGADAIAKVGLPGRRAESIRALAGAVARGELRLTPGADPEAVEAALVALPGVGPWTAGYIAMRALHDPDALPHGDLVLRQALGSKAAPVSNRALEAHAEAWSPWRAYATLLLWQSSSPPPP
- a CDS encoding methylated-DNA--[protein]-cysteine S-methyltransferase, translated to MKTEERVSLDTPVGRLQIVLESGALTRILWANEPQGTDTLGPSRAAKRAQKQLSEYFAGRRQKFELELDPRGTEFQCRVWHELGQIPFGETRSYGDVAKTLGKPTASRAVGAANGKNPIPIILACHRVIGASGALTGFAGGLDTKRWLLDHESAS
- the amt gene encoding ammonium transporter, with the translated sequence MSKKLFGLLALGAALLAPSIALADEAAPVVSKGEFVANNTWMMVCTGLVFIMHLGFATLETGLTRAKNTVNILFKNTFIVCIGLLTYYVIGFGLMYPGTFNGYIGFAGWGLHPTPEGMTTAYASGGYTYYTDFLFQGMFAATCATIVSGAVAERIKLNSFMVFATLFVALAYPIAGAWHWGGGFLKQAGFYDFAGSTLVHSVGGWAALVGILFLGPRRGKYGKDGSVTPIPGSNMPLATIGVFLLWLGWFGFNGGSVLSANPEATSLVLVTTCLAAAAGGVGAIFAYNFVSRKPDLSMALNGILAGLVGVTAGADVVTPIEAIIIGAISGGLVVGAVIFFDKIKIDDPVGATSVHLVCGVWGTLAAGIFGEGKSVVAQLYGIGVYAGFTLVVSALLFGLLKVTMGLRVSEEEELEGLDAGEHDMHAYDMGTGISARHHAPVHEAEPMPAE
- a CDS encoding GNAT family N-acetyltransferase, whose product is MHTEPIARHPEGHGLARVIGERSGLLPLLRLADDSEPAIAAYHSLGQAFVLLKEEQPLGVTLCTPIEEAWASASALEIKNIAVVPELRARGLGGWMLNQVLEALAIQQVRQVYLATATAGTRQLRFYQRLGFRFLRIERDWFCAERGYADGLLEEGIPLRDRIWLDRVL